A genomic segment from Garra rufa chromosome 5, GarRuf1.0, whole genome shotgun sequence encodes:
- the sat2b gene encoding diamine acetyltransferase 2b, whose protein sequence is MRFTVCAAKPEDCKDIARMIMELAVYEKMPDQVKISHKELERDGFGPNPFYQCLVAEVSEDHKSKDGHTKVGYALFFYTYSTWKGRTVYMEDLYVMPEYRGKGIGKALMATVAKVAKQQDCVRLQFSVLDWNKPSLDFYLAKGAEDLTAKEGWHFLRFHGIALDNLAQEAP, encoded by the exons ATGAGGTTTACTGTTTGTGCAGCCAAACCTGAAGACTGTAAAGATATAGCGCGCATGATTATG GAATTGGCGGTTTATGAAAAGATGCCCGATCAAGTGAAGATATCTCATAAAG AGTTGGAGAGGGATGGATTTGGCCCCAATCCTTTTTACCAGTGTCTTGTGGCTGAGGTATCTGAAGACCACAAGTCTAAAGATG GACATACCAAAGTTGGCTATGCTCTCTTCTTCTATACATACAGCACTTGGAAAGGGAGGACTGTGTATATGGAAGATCTGTATGTGATGCCCGAGTATAGAG GTAAAGGCATTGGAAAGGCTTTAATGGCAACTGTCGCCAAG GTGGCCAAACAGCAGGATTGTGTGCGTCTACAGTTCTCTGTATTAGACTGGAACAAGCCATCTCTAGACTTTTATTTGGCTAAAGGTGCAGAGGACCTCACAGCTAAAGAGGGCTGGCATTTTCTCCGCTTTCATGGAATAGCTCTGGATAATCTAGCACAGGAAGCTCCTTAA